The nucleotide sequence CACCGACGGCGTCGATGTTCGCGACGGGGGTCACATCCACGCGCCACAATGTGCCCTGATCGTCGTAGCTGCGGTTGCGCCCGTCGTCGACGGTGACCGACTCGTCCGGGTTCCAGTTGGCCGCCATGGACCGGGTCAGGTACTCGCGGGCGATGGCGAAGTTGTTCTTCGGGCTCGAGGCGGCATCGATGAAGCCCTGCACGATGCGCTGCTGGGTCGCGCCCTTCTCGGGCGGCGACGGGTTGAAGTCCAGGTCGAGCGGGTCGTTGACCTGCGCCACCGGCGCTCCCTGACGCACCGGGCCTGAATCCGGGATGCTCGCGCACGCGGCGAGCGCCACCAGCACCAGTGCGGTCGCCGACGCCACCGCGGCACGCACGCCCCATGACCGCCTGCGCCCGTTCATGCGTGGGCCTCGCTCCCGGTCGTGGCCGGGTTCGCCGCCGGCATGGTCGCACCGGCGTCCACCGGGGGAAGCGGCAGGGGCGACGCGGTGATCTCGCGTCCGACGACGCGCGGAAGGGTCAGCCGGAAGCACGAGCCCGCTCCCGGTGCCGACCAGACCTGCAGCCAGCCGGAGTGCAGCGTCGCGTCCTCCAGCGAGATCGCGAGCCCGAGGCCGGTGCCGCCGAGGGTCCGCTTGCGCGACGGGTCAGCCCGCCAGAACCGGTCGAACACGTGCCCCGTGTCCTGCGGGCTCATCCCGATGCCGTAATCGCGCACGGTGAGGGCGACCGCGCTCTCGTTGCTGTCGACCGTGATGACGACCGGGCGTCCCTCACCGTGCTCGATCGCGTTGCCGATCAGATTGCGCACGACTCGGCGGATGCGGCGGGGGTCCATCGGCACGTCGAAGTAGCCGCCGGGCGCGTCGAGCGTCAGTTCGGAGCCGTTCTGCTCGGCGAGCGTCCGGAGCTCGTCGACGCAGTCCTCAGCCAGCCGCACCAGGTTTGTCGGCTCGGCGTCGAGCACGACCGACCCGGCGTCGTACCGGCTGATCTCGAGCAGGTCGGAGAGCAGGCGGTCGAACCGCTCGATCTGGGTGTGCAGCAGCTCGGCCGTCCGGGCGGTGGCCGGGGCGAACCCCTCCCGCTGGTCGAAGATGACGTCACCGGCCAGCCGGATGGTCGTCAACGGGGTGCGCAGTTCGTGCGACACGTCCGAGACGAACCGCTGCTGCAGTTGCGACAGCGTCGCCAGCTGGTTGATCTGGCTCTGGAGGCTGTCCGCCATCCCGTTGAACGACCGCGCGAGGGTCGCGAACACGTCCTCCCCGCGCTCCGGGATGCGGACGGCCAGGTCACCGGCGGCGAGCCGCTCGCTGGTGCGCGCCGCGACGCGGATCGGCTCCACCACGAACCGAACGATCACCCAGGTGATGGCGCCGATGAGCAGGATGAGGGCGAGGCCGGCCAGCAGCAGCGTGTTCTGCACGAAGAGCAGCGTGTTCTCCGAATCGCGCAGGTTGTAACCGATGTAGAGCTCGTATTTGCCGTACGACGGCAGTGTGAGCTGGGATCCGACCACGATCCCCGGGTCTGTGTCGCCCGCGGCGGGCAGCGCGACCGACTGGTAGTACTGCTTCGATCCGCCGTTCTGCACTTTCTCGCGCAGTTCGGGCGAGATGACCGAGTTCATGGCCGGGCTCCCGCGGTCGGGAGGGGCGAGGATGCCGGTGTCCTGCCCGGGCACGCGGTATGCCGCGACGAGGCGGCTCGAGGTCGAGGCCTGCACGCTCTGCAGGACGGTGTTGAGCAGGTTCTTGCCCGCATCCCCCGACGACACGTCGGAGGCGTTCAGAGTCGACTGCGCGGTGGTGGTCGCGCGGCTGGAATCGCGGAGCGCCTGGTCGAGCCGCGACTGGTACAGGTCGTTGCTGATGCTCAGCGACATGTACACGCCGGTGACGAGGATGGCGACGCCGGTGAGCAGCAGCGTGATCGCGACGGTCCGCAATTGCAGCGAACTGCGCCACAGGCGCGCGAGACGGGTGGGCGCCTGGCGCCACCAGTCCCGAGTCGGCCACCGCGCGCCCATTCGTGGCTCCGGTCGCTAGGCCGCAGCGCCGGCGCGGTAGCCGACACCGCGCACGGTCATGACGATCTTCGGGTTGTCCGGATCCTGCTCCACCTTGGCGCGGAGGCGCTGCACGTGCACGTTCACCAGACGCGTGTCCGCCTTGTAGTGGTAGCCCCAGACCTGCTCCAGCAGCATCTCGCGCGTGAAGACCTGCTGGGGCTTGGAGGCGAGCGCGAGCAGGAGGTCGAACTCCAGCGGCGTGAGCGCGATGCGGGTGTCTCCGCGGCGCACCTCGTGCCCGGCGACATCGACGACCAGATCGCCGACGGTCAGCTCGTCGGTCGGCGGGGTGGCGGGCGCGGGCCGCAGCCTGGTGCGGATGCGGGCGACCAGCTCCTTCGGGTTGAAGGGCTTCACCATGTAGTCGTCGGCCCCGGACTCGAGCCCCTTCACGACGTCGGCGGTGTCGGACTTCGCGGTGAGCATGATGATCGGGGTGCCCGACTCCGCCCGGATGCGACCGCACACCTCGATGCCGTCGAGGCCGGGGAGCATCAGGTCGAGAAGGACGAGGTCGGGCTTGGACGACCGGAAGGTGTCCACTGCGAGGGATCCGTCTTCGCAGAAGACGGGGTCGAATCCCTCGGTGCGGAGGACGATGCCGATCATCTCCGCAAGCGCGGTGTCGTCGTCGACAACCAGGATGCGACTAGTCATGTGCGAAGTTCCCCGAACCCCTCTCGAGCGGCCTCTGGCCGTGAAGTGACATGACCAGCGTAATGGAGCAGTCTGCTACCAGCTTGAATGAAACCATTACGTGCCCTGTGGATGGGACAGCGCGCGCGAGAGCACTGTGCCAGCATGGGAGCAACGCACGGGGGGAACGAAAGGTACGGCGTGAGCGACGAACAGAACTGGCAGGCGCCCGGCTCGAACGGGTCTACGCCGGAGGGCGGGCCGCAGCAGCCACCGCAGTACGGGCAGCAGCAACCGCCGCAGTACGGGCAGCAGCAGCCGCAGTACGGGCAGTACGGTCAGCCGCAGTACGGGCAGTACGGTCAGCAGCCGGGATGGCAGCAGCAGCCGGCGGGCCAGCCCGGATGGCAGCAGGCCTACCCGCAGGGTGGCGCGCAGCCGGCATGGACTCCTCCGCCGAAGCCCGGTCTGATCCCGCTGCGGCCGCTGACGCTCGGTCCGCTCCTCGCGGCGCCCTTCCAGGCACTGCGTCGCAACCCGCGCATCACGGTCGGTTCGGCGTTGCTGCTGCAGGGCATCCCGTCCATCCTGGTCAGCGTCGTGCTCGCCGGCGGCATCGGGCTGCTGGCCGTCCGCGTCTTCTCGGGCGAGGCCCAAGACCAGCCGGCGCTCCGGGCGGGCCTCGTCGGAGGCGCGATCCTGCTCGGCGTGCTCTCCCTCGTCATCTCGACGGTTTTCAGCGCCCTGCTGCAGGGGGTGATCGTCGGCGACGTCGCCCGCGAGTCCCTGGGCGACAAGCTGACGTTCCGAGCGCTATGGCAGCTGGTGCGCGGTCGGATCGGGGCCTTGATCGGCTGGACGCTGCTCTACGCCCTCGCCTGGATCGTCGCGATCGCCCTGGTGGTCGCCGTCGTGGTCGCGCTGGGTGCCCTGGGCGGCTCCGCCGGCGCCATCGGAGCCGTACTCGTCGGCGTCGTCGGCGGCCTCGCCCTGATCCCGCTGGCCTTCTGGATCAACACCAAGCTCGCGATGGTGCCGAGCGTGATCGTGCTCGAACGCCTGCCGCTGACGCAGGCGGTCGCACGGTCGTGGCGCCTCACCACCGGCTACTTCTGGCGGACGCTGGGCATCATCCTGCTTGTGTGGGTGATCGTCTACGCCATCACGCAGACCGTCGCGATCCCCTTCGGCCTGATCGGCGGACTCGCAGGCGGGGTGTTCGCGCCGACGTCGGCGACCTCGGCGGATCCCATGCAGGAGGTCCTCGTCACGCAGCTGAGCGTCAACGTGCTCTCCAGCATCGTGACGTCGATCATCGGAGCGATCGGCAGCGTCATCCAGACGGCGGCCGTCGCCCTCCTCTACATCGACCTCCGTATGCGCAAGGAGGGACTCGACCTGCAGTTGGTGCGCTTCGTCGAGGGGCGGCAGACCGGTCAAGACCTGCCCGATCCCTATCTTCCGCAGGCGCAGCAACCGCAGCAGCACCAGCCTCCGCAGCCGCCCGCCGGGTGGCCGAACGCCTGACCGTGATCCGCTTCGACGTCCCGGTCGACCCCAGCTCGCCGGAAGCGCAGAACTGGCTGCGCGACGAACTGTCGCGCCCGGAATACCAGTCGGCGAAGCCGACGTGGTTCGATCTCGCCTCCAAAGCGGTGCAGGACTGGATCGGGTCGCTGTTCCAGGGCGCGGGCGGTGACGCCGCGCCCGTGCTGCTCCTGGTCGTCGTCGTGGTGATCGCCGGCCTGATCGTGGCCGCATTCTTCCTCTTCGGGCGGCCACGGATCAACCGCCGCTCCGCTCTCGATCGGCGCGCGTTGTTCGGAGCGGACGAGGCGCGCAGCGCCGCCGACCTGCGTGCATCCGCAGAACAGGCGGCACGTCAGGGCGACTGGGTGACCGCTGTCGAGGAGCAGTTCCGTGCGATCGCCGTCTCCCTCGACGAGCGCACACTCGTCCACGTGACGCCGGGAACGACGGCGAACGAGTTCGCCGTGCATGCCGCCCGGATCGCGACCGACGAGGGCGAAGCGCTTCGGCAGGCCGCCCGCGCGTTCGATGAGGTCCGCTACCTCGACCGACCCGGCACCGAGGCGGCGTACCAGCACCTCGTCGCGCTGGATCAGCGGCTCCAGCGCGTGCGCGTCCCCCTGCCGGCGGTGAACGCATGAGCGCACCGACACCCGTCCGAGGCCCGGAGACGGCCCAGCCCGAGACGATGCGCGACCGCCAGGCGACGCCACAGGCGGCGACGGCACAGACCCTGACGGTCCGGCAGACCGCACGGCGAGCGCTCCCCTGGATCGTGCTCGCCGTGATCGCGATCGTCATCGCCCTCGGCGGGGCGCTGCTCACCGGCGGACGTGTCGCGCCGGGCACGACGCTCGACGCGACCAACCCCGCGCCCGCCGGAGCGAAGGCCGTCGCGCAGGTCCTGCGCGGGCAGGGGGTGGATGTGCGGAACGTGTCGACACTCGACCGCGCCACGGCGGCCGCGGCGGACGGCGCCACCGTGCTGGTCTACGACCCGCTCGGCAACCTGACCTCGGACGGCTATCGCGCCCTGACCGGCGACGGACGCACGCTTGTCGTCGTCGAACCGGACTTCGAGGCGCTGCAGACCCTCGATCGCGATGTGACGGCGGCGGGCGCACCCCGCGGTCCCGCTCCCGCCGACTGCACGGTGCCGGCCGCAGAGCGCGCCGAGCGCATCGACCCGCGCACCACGTCCACGACGGAGGATGTCGTCGTCCCCGGGACCTTCCGG is from Leifsonia sp. 466MF and encodes:
- a CDS encoding DUF4129 domain-containing protein, encoding MAERLTVIRFDVPVDPSSPEAQNWLRDELSRPEYQSAKPTWFDLASKAVQDWIGSLFQGAGGDAAPVLLLVVVVVIAGLIVAAFFLFGRPRINRRSALDRRALFGADEARSAADLRASAEQAARQGDWVTAVEEQFRAIAVSLDERTLVHVTPGTTANEFAVHAARIATDEGEALRQAARAFDEVRYLDRPGTEAAYQHLVALDQRLQRVRVPLPAVNA
- the mtrB gene encoding MtrAB system histidine kinase MtrB — protein: MGARWPTRDWWRQAPTRLARLWRSSLQLRTVAITLLLTGVAILVTGVYMSLSISNDLYQSRLDQALRDSSRATTTAQSTLNASDVSSGDAGKNLLNTVLQSVQASTSSRLVAAYRVPGQDTGILAPPDRGSPAMNSVISPELREKVQNGGSKQYYQSVALPAAGDTDPGIVVGSQLTLPSYGKYELYIGYNLRDSENTLLFVQNTLLLAGLALILLIGAITWVIVRFVVEPIRVAARTSERLAAGDLAVRIPERGEDVFATLARSFNGMADSLQSQINQLATLSQLQQRFVSDVSHELRTPLTTIRLAGDVIFDQREGFAPATARTAELLHTQIERFDRLLSDLLEISRYDAGSVVLDAEPTNLVRLAEDCVDELRTLAEQNGSELTLDAPGGYFDVPMDPRRIRRVVRNLIGNAIEHGEGRPVVITVDSNESAVALTVRDYGIGMSPQDTGHVFDRFWRADPSRKRTLGGTGLGLAISLEDATLHSGWLQVWSAPGAGSCFRLTLPRVVGREITASPLPLPPVDAGATMPAANPATTGSEAHA
- the mtrA gene encoding MtrAB system response regulator MtrA, which produces MTSRILVVDDDTALAEMIGIVLRTEGFDPVFCEDGSLAVDTFRSSKPDLVLLDLMLPGLDGIEVCGRIRAESGTPIIMLTAKSDTADVVKGLESGADDYMVKPFNPKELVARIRTRLRPAPATPPTDELTVGDLVVDVAGHEVRRGDTRIALTPLEFDLLLALASKPQQVFTREMLLEQVWGYHYKADTRLVNVHVQRLRAKVEQDPDNPKIVMTVRGVGYRAGAAA